The genomic region ATGTGCCTGACCTATATGTTCGCCCTGATGGGGATCCAGTCGGCCCCGGCCTTTTCGATGTGGTCCTTTTCCAACAAGAACCCGCGGCCCTTTGCACCGCAGCAGGTATGGGCCTCCTCTTTCGGAATCGGCTTCATCCTGATCATCTTCACCGCGATTCAGGGTCTGGGCGGACATCTGATCGGTGCTGACCCGGTCATGCTGGCCGCGGGCCAGGCCAAGGACCTGCTCGGAATCGGCGGCGACATCATGAAGACCCCGGGCAAGCAGGGGATGATCGTCCCGGCGCTCATTCATCTCATGTCCGTTTCCACCCCCTGGCTGGTCGGCCTGTTGGCGGTCTGTGCCCTGGCGGCCATGCAGTCCACCGGCGCGGCCTATATGTCCACTGCCGGCGGCATGCTGACCCGTGACCTGTACAAACGGTACATCAATCCCGAGGCAAGTCATGCAACCCAGAAACTGTTCGGCCGGATCGGGGTTGTGATCATCTGCGGCCTTGCCCTGGTGGTGGCCACCACCTCCCACGACGCCCTGGTGCTTCTGGGCGGTCTGGCCGTGGCCTACGGCTTCCAGATGTGGCCGGCCCTGATCGGGGCCTGCTGGTGGCCCTGGCTGACCAAGCGCGGGGTGACCGTCGGTCTGATCGCCGGGCTGATCGTGGTAACCTGCACCGAGACCATCGGTACCAAGTGGTTCGGGATTACCGCCTGGGGCCGCTGGCCCTGGACCATCCATTCCGCCGGCTGGGGCATCTTCTTCAACCTGGGCCTGGCCATTCTCGTCTCAGCGGTGACCCAGGATGAGAAGGATATGGAACATAAGATGACCTTTCACCAGTACCTCAAGGAAACCGCGGCCCTGCCTGCTTCCCTGCAGGGTCTGAAGCCGGTTGCCTGGGGCGCTACCCTGATCTGGTTCATGTTCGCCATCGGACCCGGCGCGGTCATCGGCAACACCATCTTCGGCAATCCCAACGACTCCGCCACCTGGATCTTCGGCATGCCCTCGATCTGGGCCTGGCAGATCATCTGGTGGGCCCTGGGCGTGGTGATGATGTGGTTCCTGGCCTATAAGATGAGGATGTCCACCATGCCGGAATCGGCTATCATCGCCCTGGTAGAGGATATCGGCGATACGAGCAAGGCCCGGCTGGACCTGGATAAACCCTAGACTCAACCCTCTCTCCTGCGGAACCCGTGATTCCCGAACATGCCTGGTTCGGGGTCCGGGTTCCGCAGGTTTTTTTTGGGGAGTGCGCATGTACTATTTACTGTGGTATGGAATTACATCGACTATCTTGGGAATTCTGTTGTTTTTCCCCACCCGGAAGTTTATCCTGACCCTTAACGTGAACCGACACCAGAGCAAGGTCGGCCGGGATATCAGCAGCGACGAACTGGCCCGCTTGCGGAAGAAGGTGACAATGATCAGCGTCTGTATCGCGGTGACCTTTGCCTTTGTCTACAACAAGGTGGTGATGTTCAAATATCTGGGAGGTCTGGCTGGCGGATGAATAGCAGGGGAAGGTTTGACGCCAAGGCTGTTTACGCCCTGCTGGTCCTGGCCGGGATCATCGGCATTGTCTTCTACTGGCGGGTCGGAGTCGAGGACATCCCGGGCGATTATAACGTCAAGAAGGGTAACTACCGGCTTGAGGACGGACTCTTTGAACAGGCGGTGTCCGAGTTTTCCCAGGCCCTTGACAAGAACCCCGATCATGTCCAGGCCCATCTCGGCCTGGCCATAACCTATATGCAGATGAACCGCCTGGATGATGCCCGGGCCGAATTCGACAAAACCATTGCCCTGGCGCCGGACCTTGCCGCGGCCTATGCCAACCTCGGCATCCTCTACGACCGGACCGGAAAATACCAGTTGGCCCTGGACAATTACCGGAAGGCCCTGGCCCTGGACCCGGAGATCCTGGAGGGGCCGGGCTGGCTGTGGCGGTTCATGCACAATGTCGAGGAAAGGCCGCCCACTGTTGCCGACCGGATCGTCTATCTGGAGGCTGAATTGAAAAAACCCCCTGAGGAGCGGGTGTTGCGGATTCAGGAACAGGATAAGCAACAACGGATGTACAAGGTGGATGATTGAAATCGTAAAGATATTTTAAGGAGTTTGACCCATGTCGACCAATGAAGAAATCGAGGTTTCCGAGGCCCAGATCGCCGTACACTGGCAGGAGGAGGTTTATTACTATCCTTCCGAGGAGTTCAAGGCCCAGGCCAATGTCAAGGACAGGTCGATATATGACCGGTTCAGCCTGGAGAATTTTCCCGAGTGTTTCAAGGAGTACGCTGATCTGCTTGACTGGGATGAGCCCTGGCACACCACCCTGGATACCAGCGACGCACCCTGCTGGAAATGGTTTGTCGGCGGCAGACTGAATGTCAGCTACAACTGTATCGACCGGCACCTGGCCAAGAACAAGAACAAGACCGCGATTCACTTCGTGCCTGACTCGGAAGAGGATCGGATCCAGCACATCACCTACCAGGAACTCTACATCAGAGTCAACGAAGTCGCGGCCCTGTTCAGGGATTTCTGCGGCCTCAAGGCCGGTGACCGGGTTACCATTCATCTGCCGATGACCCCTGAACTGCCGATCACCATGCTGGCCCTGGCCCGGCTCGGGGTTGTCCATTCGGTGGTGTTCGGCGGCTTTTCCCCCAGCGCCTGCGCCGACCGGGTCGTCGACTCCCAGAGCCGGCTGCTGATCACCATTGACGGCTACTACCGGGGCGGCAGGTTCATCGATCATAAGAAAAATGCCGACGAGGCGTACGAGACCAGCAAGCAGGAGGGGCATACCGTGGAGAAGGTGCTGGTCTGGAACCGGCATCCGAGCAAGTATTCCAGTGGCTCGCCGCTGGTCGAGGGCCGCGATTACTCGATGAACGAGGAACTCAAGAACTTTTCCCGTCACAAGGTCGAACCGGTATCAATGCCGGCCGAGGCGCCGCTGTTTCTGATGTATACCAGCGGCACCACCGGCAAGCCCAAGGGCTGCCAGCACTCCACCGGCGGTTATCTCGCCTATGTGGCCGGCACCTCCAAGTATATCCAGGATATCCATCCCGAGGATGTTTACTGGTGCATGGCCGACATCGGCTGGATCACCGGCCATTCCTACATTGTCTACGGTCCCCTGTCGCTCGGCGCCTCAACCGTGGTCTTTGAGGGGGTTCCCAATTATCCGGACGCGGGTCGCTGCTGGCGGATCGCCGAGGAACTGGATATCAACATCTTCCACACCGCTCCCACCGTGATCCGGGCCCTGCGCAAGATCGGTCCGGACGAGCCGGCCAAGTATAACTATAACTTCAAGCACATGACCACGGTGGGCGAACCCATCGAGCCGGCGGTCTGGAAGTGGTACTACGAGGTGATCGGCAAGGGCAAGGCAGTGATCGTCGATACCTGGTGGCAGACCGAAACCGGCGGTTTTCTCTGCACCACCCTGCCCGGGGTCAGCCCGATGAAGCCCGGCAGCGCCGGACCCGGCGCGCCCGGCATCCATCCGGTTATCCTGGATGAAGACGGCCACGAGATCCCGCCCGGCGCGGGCAAGGCCGGCAATATCTGCATCAGGAACCCCTGGCCGGGCCAGTTTCAGACCGTGTGGGGTGATCGCGATCGCTATGTGGACTCCTATTTTGGCCAGTATTGCAAGGACCGCAACAGCAAGGACTGGCGCGACTGGCCCTATCTGGCCGGCGACGCCGCGGTGGTGGCGGAGGACGGCTACTTCCGGATATTGGGCCGGATCGATGACGTGATCAATGTCTCCGGTCATCGGCTGGGCACCAAGGAGATCGAGTCCGCGGCCCTGACCGTGGCCGCGGTGGCCGAGGCCGCGGTGGTGCCGGTGGCCCACGAGATAAAGGGCAAGGAACCGGATCTCTACATCTCTCTGCAGCCCGGTTATGATGCCTCGCCCGAGCTGGCGGCCAAGATCTCCGAGGCCGTGTGCCGGGAGATCGGCAAGATTGCCCGGCCGCGCAAGGTGTGGCTGGTGCCCGACATGCCCAAGACCCGTTCCGGCAAGATCATGCGGCGGGTGCTCGGCGCCATCTCCAACCACAGCGACGTGGGTAACGTGATGACCCTGGCCAATCCGGAGATCGTTGACGAGATCAAGAAACTGGTCCAGGGAGAATGATTCCGGACAGGGCCTGGTGAATCTCCAGCAATAACCAACAGACCAGCGCAGGGTTTCCAGGCCGGGAACCCTGCGTTTTTTTTTGATAATCCTTTTTATCCGGAAAGATGAGCTTTCCGGTCAACCCCCAGGGTGGTCCGGATGAAGAAACGGGCGGTCATTGATCTGGAATCGCTGAAGCGGTTGCAGGAGACCAGGGAAAACCTGCAGCGGGTCGAGTCCCTTCCGTACAGTGAAGAGCTGGTGTCGGTGATGGACCCCGAGGTGTATACCTGCTCCGAGGACCGGGCCGTGAAGGCGGTGCTCAAGGAGATGGCCGGCCGCAATGTCTCCAGCGTCATTGTGGTTGACCATGCCGGCCTGCCCCGCGGGATTCTCACCGAGCGGGACGTGATGCAGCGGGTGGTGGCCGATGACGATGTCGATCCCGCGACCACCCCGGTCTCTGCGGTGATGACCCCGGAGCCGGTGACCCTGCGGCCCGGTAACACCATCTACCGGGCCCTGTCGGTCCTCACCGCCCGGCGGATCAAGCATCTGCCCCTGGTTGAGGGGGGCAAGGTCGTGGGGATCGTCACCCTGCGCCAGCTCCTCAAGTTGCGCTACCCCGAGCCCATGGTCATGATCGAGGCGATCCGGGCGGCGCAAGGCCCGGAGGCCCTCAAGGGCTTACGCAACCAGCTTGACCGGATGGTGGACGATCGCCTTCACTCGGGCCGCCGGGCCAGTGATATCGTGCTGATGATCTCGATGATCAACCGCGACATCCATCGCCGCGTCCTGGAGTTGGTCCTTGAGCGGTACGGCGACCCGCCGGCCCGGTTCTGTCTCTACGTCACCGGCAGTCACGGCCGCCTGGAAAATCTGCTCGGTCCGGACCAGGACCATGGCATGGTCATTGCCGACACCCCTGACAACCATCAGTATGACCAGTACTATGTTGATCTGAGCGAGGCCTTTTCCAGGGATCTTGCCATTGCCGGTTTCCCGCTCTGCCCGGGCTATGTGATGGCGATGAATCCCCTCTGGCGCAAGAGTCTGACCGAGTGGAAGCAGCAGATTCGCTACTGGATAGAGCGGCAGGTCCGCCAACTGGGGCGGTTTGCCACCGTGCTTTTTGATGCAGCCCCGCTGGCCGGGGATTTCGCCCTGTTCGAGCAGGTAAGGGATTTTGCCTTTGGCGAGCTGCAAAAACATTACGAGGTCCTGCGGGTCATGCTGGAGGAGGCGGGCAGCCACCGGGTGCCGCTGGGATTGCTCGGGGGGTTTATTACTGAAAAACGGGGCCGGCACCGGGGCGAGATCAACATCAAACGGAGCGGACTGCTCTTTGTGGTGGAGGCAATGCGGATGCTGGCCCTGCGCCACAACATTTGCGAGACCTCCACCCTGAAGCGGCTGGCCCGGCTGGTGGACGCCGGCCAGATCCATGCTGATGACGCTGAATATTTCGAGTCCGCCTATCATGTGCTTCTCCATCTCACCCTGTCCACCCAGATCGACAAGTTGCGGGACGGCCTGCCCCTGGACTGTTTTATTGATCCGAAACTGATCTCCCGGCGTGACCGGGAGATTCTCAAGGACGCCTTCAAGGCGATCGGTTCCCTGCAGGAACTGGTGGCCACCGAGTTCGGGGAACTGGTGCTGTAGACTTTTTGTACAAGTTCACCAGCACCTCATCTTCGCCCGTTTTGGCCTCCTCACATCCGCCAAGGATAGATTCGGAGCCCCAAGCGAACGAATCTAAGGCACTGGTGAACTCGTACGGGCTGAGTATCCCCCGCGGTTGTCGCCCTTGGTGAACTGTTACGACTTTTTTTGTCTGCGGCCCGGGTAAGATTACGCTTGACACCGCAAATTGCGGAAGGGTGTTATCCTGTCTCGCCCGGTTAGGAAGGCCGGCACGTTCGAGGTTTTGCGGAACCGGCTGGTGGCGATATTCTGCGAATACGTTAAGTTTTCCGTGCAGCATCCTTGACAGGGCAGACAACTTCGGCTATAAAACTTCTTTTTTGTTGCGGTGGGCCAAGGGCAAAATCGTAGCGGAACCATACAGGATAACGCAACATGCTTTTCATCAACATATCTGGAGGAACACGGTAGTGGCTAATCATAAATCAGCATTAAAACGGGTCCGGCAGAGTCAGTTGCGCCGGGAACGGAACAAGGCCAACCGGACCAGGGTAAAGAATGCCGTCAAGGCGGTGGATGCGGCGGTTGAGATCGATAAATCGGTTGAAAAGGCCCGGTCCTCGCTCAAGGCCGCGATTCCGGTGATCGCCGGAGTCGCCGCCAAGGGTACCTTTCATAAGAAAACCGCGGCCCGGAAGATCTCCCGGCTCACCAGACGGGTCAACAAGCTGGCCCGGTCCACGGAGTCGGCTGCCTGATAAAGCTGAGTTGAGCCGTACGCCGGCTCAAACGAAACTTATGCCCTTGCGGTATAATAATGGATTGTGACCCGGACCCGCATCGCGGATCAGACAGTCGATCGCTCTTGTCTGTTGCCCGGTCTCCGGCAATGGGATATCAGCCGGACCGTGTCTTTTCAAGGTTTGCGCAACTGTTGGTTCCCCAAAAAAAAGCCATTGGGCGGTTATCTGCCCAGGGCTTTTTTTTTGGGAAAAATTACAGGGTCAAGCGACTGGACCGGACCTGTCCAGAGCAATCCCGGCGGGTGATCCCCGACCGGACGGAATCGTCAAAGAGGGTGATTAATGCATAAGCCCGATCAAGACGCCTTTGCCCAGTTGGCCCGCACCTCGGGGCTGGTCCCGGTTTACCGGGAGATCGTTGCCGATCTGGACACCCCGCTCACCATCTTTGCCAAACTGGCGGCCCACCGGTCCCATGCCTTTCTTTTCGAGAGCCTGCAGGGCGGCGAGAAGTGGGGCCGTTATTCGTTCATCGGTTTTGATCCGATCATGACCGTGACCAGCCATGGCGACCGGCTCAATATCCGTTGGGGCGAATCAGAGACCGAACAACAGGGCAACCCGTTCGAGGTCCTGCAGGGTTTACTGGCCTCCTTTAACGCGGCTGACGATGAATCCCTGCCCCGTTTTTTCGGGGGACTGGTGGGATACCTGGGATACGACATGGTCCGCTTTGTCGAGGAGATGCCGAGCGTGAATCCTCCCCTGGACCTGCCGGACAGCTCCTTTATGGTGCCCCGCCTGGTGTTGATCCACGACAGCTTCAAGCAGAAGCTGATCATTGTCAACTGGGTGGTTATTCCGGAACAGGGCGATGCAGCGGTCCTGTATCAGGCGGCCCGGGAACGGATCGATCAACTGGCGGCCCGGCTCAGGGAACCGCTGCCAGCGGCGGCGG from Desulfobacterales bacterium harbors:
- a CDS encoding sodium:solute symporter, with the protein product MTAATVWLFVFVAMYWAYCIFWGIKGARSAKTASDYFIAGRQIPIWVFVLAATATSFSGWTFMGHPGLVYRDGFQYAYASFYAITIPFTGVMFLKRQWILGKRFGFVTPGEMFAEYFKSDAMRILTVVVALVFSVPYLGVQLRASGFLFNILTDGLLGVETGMWMLSLVVIIYVASGGLRAVAYVDTMQCLLLAGGILAIGIITLNAVGGWSALNEGIAHLAALDTKRTPDGYSHYIAIPGVIQFVKSGPSAAGGAWTGIMCLTYMFALMGIQSAPAFSMWSFSNKNPRPFAPQQVWASSFGIGFILIIFTAIQGLGGHLIGADPVMLAAGQAKDLLGIGGDIMKTPGKQGMIVPALIHLMSVSTPWLVGLLAVCALAAMQSTGAAYMSTAGGMLTRDLYKRYINPEASHATQKLFGRIGVVIICGLALVVATTSHDALVLLGGLAVAYGFQMWPALIGACWWPWLTKRGVTVGLIAGLIVVTCTETIGTKWFGITAWGRWPWTIHSAGWGIFFNLGLAILVSAVTQDEKDMEHKMTFHQYLKETAALPASLQGLKPVAWGATLIWFMFAIGPGAVIGNTIFGNPNDSATWIFGMPSIWAWQIIWWALGVVMMWFLAYKMRMSTMPESAIIALVEDIGDTSKARLDLDKP
- a CDS encoding tetratricopeptide repeat protein, whose product is MNSRGRFDAKAVYALLVLAGIIGIVFYWRVGVEDIPGDYNVKKGNYRLEDGLFEQAVSEFSQALDKNPDHVQAHLGLAITYMQMNRLDDARAEFDKTIALAPDLAAAYANLGILYDRTGKYQLALDNYRKALALDPEILEGPGWLWRFMHNVEERPPTVADRIVYLEAELKKPPEERVLRIQEQDKQQRMYKVDD
- the acs gene encoding acetate--CoA ligase, with the translated sequence MSTNEEIEVSEAQIAVHWQEEVYYYPSEEFKAQANVKDRSIYDRFSLENFPECFKEYADLLDWDEPWHTTLDTSDAPCWKWFVGGRLNVSYNCIDRHLAKNKNKTAIHFVPDSEEDRIQHITYQELYIRVNEVAALFRDFCGLKAGDRVTIHLPMTPELPITMLALARLGVVHSVVFGGFSPSACADRVVDSQSRLLITIDGYYRGGRFIDHKKNADEAYETSKQEGHTVEKVLVWNRHPSKYSSGSPLVEGRDYSMNEELKNFSRHKVEPVSMPAEAPLFLMYTSGTTGKPKGCQHSTGGYLAYVAGTSKYIQDIHPEDVYWCMADIGWITGHSYIVYGPLSLGASTVVFEGVPNYPDAGRCWRIAEELDINIFHTAPTVIRALRKIGPDEPAKYNYNFKHMTTVGEPIEPAVWKWYYEVIGKGKAVIVDTWWQTETGGFLCTTLPGVSPMKPGSAGPGAPGIHPVILDEDGHEIPPGAGKAGNICIRNPWPGQFQTVWGDRDRYVDSYFGQYCKDRNSKDWRDWPYLAGDAAVVAEDGYFRILGRIDDVINVSGHRLGTKEIESAALTVAAVAEAAVVPVAHEIKGKEPDLYISLQPGYDASPELAAKISEAVCREIGKIARPRKVWLVPDMPKTRSGKIMRRVLGAISNHSDVGNVMTLANPEIVDEIKKLVQGE
- a CDS encoding DUF294 nucleotidyltransferase-like domain-containing protein, translated to MKKRAVIDLESLKRLQETRENLQRVESLPYSEELVSVMDPEVYTCSEDRAVKAVLKEMAGRNVSSVIVVDHAGLPRGILTERDVMQRVVADDDVDPATTPVSAVMTPEPVTLRPGNTIYRALSVLTARRIKHLPLVEGGKVVGIVTLRQLLKLRYPEPMVMIEAIRAAQGPEALKGLRNQLDRMVDDRLHSGRRASDIVLMISMINRDIHRRVLELVLERYGDPPARFCLYVTGSHGRLENLLGPDQDHGMVIADTPDNHQYDQYYVDLSEAFSRDLAIAGFPLCPGYVMAMNPLWRKSLTEWKQQIRYWIERQVRQLGRFATVLFDAAPLAGDFALFEQVRDFAFGELQKHYEVLRVMLEEAGSHRVPLGLLGGFITEKRGRHRGEINIKRSGLLFVVEAMRMLALRHNICETSTLKRLARLVDAGQIHADDAEYFESAYHVLLHLTLSTQIDKLRDGLPLDCFIDPKLISRRDREILKDAFKAIGSLQELVATEFGELVL
- the rpsT gene encoding 30S ribosomal protein S20; this encodes MANHKSALKRVRQSQLRRERNKANRTRVKNAVKAVDAAVEIDKSVEKARSSLKAAIPVIAGVAAKGTFHKKTAARKISRLTRRVNKLARSTESAA